The Nitrospira sp. KM1 genome includes a window with the following:
- a CDS encoding chemotaxis protein CheW, translating into MAAVADTVIQVGKQQTGANDGSQFLTFSLGEELYGVDILRVQEIKGYTAVTRIPNTPSHIKGVLNLRGTIVPIVELRTKFGMPTIEYTMFTVIVVVVVQDKVMGLVVDAVSDVLNFDRKDIQSPPEFGNKVDVTFLSGIAKSGDKLVSLVDIDRLLVDSAIKESLTAAA; encoded by the coding sequence ATGGCCGCTGTAGCGGACACTGTGATTCAAGTGGGGAAACAGCAAACGGGCGCCAACGACGGCAGTCAATTTCTGACGTTCAGTCTGGGAGAGGAACTCTACGGAGTCGACATTCTTCGAGTACAGGAAATCAAGGGCTACACGGCCGTGACTCGGATTCCGAATACGCCGTCTCATATCAAGGGAGTCTTGAACCTCCGTGGCACCATCGTGCCCATCGTCGAGCTCCGCACGAAGTTCGGAATGCCGACAATCGAATACACCATGTTTACGGTCATCGTTGTGGTGGTCGTCCAAGACAAGGTGATGGGATTAGTGGTGGATGCCGTGTCCGACGTCCTCAATTTCGATCGCAAGGACATTCAATCGCCTCCCGAGTTCGGGAACAAAGTCGATGTCACGTTTCTCAGCGGGATCGCCAAGTCCGGGGACAAACTCGTGTCGCTGGTCGATATCGACCGGCTCCTCGTGGATTCCGCTATTAAGGAATCCCTTACCGCTGCGGCGTGA
- a CDS encoding ATP-binding protein, giving the protein MSDIVTAIDRMMSETEVLSARVDEGEADGLGLAMLADKACRLAKASAGIARYMADTMRLLHGAHFKFRTLEEARGLASCVAGLFPEPQKYDIAICELLLNAVEHGNLGISFEEKSQLLASDGLDAEVARRLVMPPYAGRYATLQLERAPGIIQLTIRDEGEGFDWRPYLEFRPEGLHELHGRGIATARRLCFPELLYRGSGNEVTVTVVLSAPNNSELGNRVPERN; this is encoded by the coding sequence ATGTCCGACATCGTGACGGCGATTGACCGTATGATGAGCGAAACCGAGGTTCTGTCTGCGCGAGTGGATGAGGGAGAGGCGGATGGTCTCGGATTGGCGATGCTGGCAGACAAGGCCTGTCGGCTGGCCAAAGCATCGGCCGGCATTGCGCGCTACATGGCCGACACCATGCGGCTTCTGCATGGCGCACACTTCAAATTCCGCACGCTTGAGGAGGCGAGAGGATTGGCTTCCTGCGTGGCTGGTCTCTTCCCTGAGCCGCAGAAATATGACATCGCGATTTGTGAGCTTCTGCTCAATGCGGTTGAGCATGGAAATCTTGGCATTTCTTTCGAAGAAAAATCCCAACTGTTGGCTTCCGACGGCCTCGACGCGGAAGTGGCTCGCCGATTGGTCATGCCGCCCTATGCCGGCCGATATGCCACACTGCAGCTGGAACGCGCGCCTGGAATCATTCAATTAACAATACGGGATGAAGGCGAAGGGTTCGATTGGAGACCTTACCTCGAGTTCCGTCCTGAAGGTCTTCACGAACTGCACGGACGAGGAATTGCGACAGCCCGGAGGCTCTGCTTCCCCGAACTGCTGTACCGGGGATCGGGAAACGAAGTGACGGTGACCGTTGTGCTATCGGCTCCGAACAACTCGGAGTTGGGCAATCGAGTGCCAGAGCGGAATTGA
- a CDS encoding hypothetical protein (catalyzes the conversion of glutamine residues to glutamate on methyl-accepting chemotaxis receptors), translating into MSDVDTAQFAHIRRMRDNRFPYEIASILPGEFFVSREPMIVYTVLGSCISACIRDPIAGVGGMNHFMLPAPKDGTHDSWGESTRYGSFAMESLINEILKRGGLKGRLEVKLFGAGKIYEGNIDVGARNTAWVLDFLKTEGLAPMKTDLGDVFPRKVYYFTDSGRVLMKKLERVKNRTIHDRESEYAVKIQAVKQQPVEDVTLF; encoded by the coding sequence ATGTCGGATGTCGATACGGCGCAATTTGCGCATATTCGTCGTATGCGCGATAACCGCTTTCCCTACGAAATCGCATCGATTTTGCCGGGAGAATTCTTCGTCAGCCGAGAGCCCATGATTGTGTATACGGTGTTGGGATCCTGTATTTCTGCCTGTATTCGGGATCCGATTGCCGGCGTGGGAGGGATGAACCATTTCATGCTGCCGGCGCCGAAGGACGGAACTCATGATTCTTGGGGAGAGTCCACCCGATATGGATCGTTCGCAATGGAATCGCTCATCAATGAGATCCTGAAGCGTGGCGGTCTGAAAGGACGACTCGAGGTCAAATTGTTCGGGGCAGGGAAAATCTATGAAGGCAATATCGATGTGGGAGCGCGTAACACTGCATGGGTCCTGGACTTTCTGAAGACAGAAGGTCTGGCGCCGATGAAAACAGACCTGGGCGATGTGTTTCCGCGGAAAGTCTACTATTTTACCGATTCTGGTCGTGTGCTGATGAAAAAACTCGAACGGGTGAAGAATCGTACGATTCATGACCGCGAATCGGAGTATGCAGTCAAGATCCAAGCGGTGAAACAGCAGCCTGTCGAGGACGTTACGTTGTTCTAA
- a CDS encoding flagellar motor protein, producing the protein MDIATILGIVIAIGSIVGGQHLEGGHLGSIMQLTAFIIVMGGTLGACCVQNPLPVVIRAMTKLSLAIGNPHIDAKGTIKLILDLANVSRKQGLLALEGKLKEIKDPFMAKGVQLIVDGTDPKAVHEILEIEVEHHEEEGMAGAKVWEAAGGYAPTVGILGAVLGLIHVMENLADPSKLGGGIAVAFVATVYGVGAANLFFLPLANKIKFKLKEESSVRSMMIMGLVGLAQGENPRLLQEKLESFLPHSQRTKGDKK; encoded by the coding sequence GTGGACATCGCTACTATTTTGGGGATTGTCATTGCGATTGGATCCATTGTCGGGGGGCAGCACCTTGAGGGGGGACATCTCGGGTCGATCATGCAGCTCACCGCCTTCATCATTGTCATGGGCGGAACCCTTGGAGCGTGCTGCGTTCAAAATCCGCTTCCGGTCGTCATCCGTGCGATGACCAAGCTGTCGCTCGCGATCGGCAATCCCCATATTGATGCTAAGGGCACAATCAAGCTGATTCTGGACTTGGCGAATGTGTCAAGAAAACAAGGGTTGCTGGCTCTCGAAGGCAAACTCAAAGAGATCAAAGATCCGTTCATGGCCAAGGGTGTCCAGCTGATCGTCGATGGGACAGATCCAAAGGCCGTCCATGAAATCTTGGAAATCGAGGTCGAGCATCATGAAGAAGAAGGCATGGCCGGAGCAAAGGTCTGGGAAGCCGCCGGAGGGTATGCCCCTACGGTCGGGATTCTGGGCGCCGTGCTCGGCCTCATCCACGTCATGGAAAACCTCGCCGATCCTTCAAAGTTGGGAGGAGGTATCGCCGTCGCATTCGTGGCGACCGTGTATGGAGTTGGTGCGGCAAACCTGTTCTTTCTTCCGTTGGCGAACAAGATCAAGTTTAAACTCAAGGAAGAATCCAGCGTCCGTTCCATGATGATCATGGGTTTGGTCGGTCTGGCACAGGGAGAAAACCCGCGCCTGCTGCAGGAAAAGCTTGAAAGTTTTCTCCCTCACTCGCAGCGGACGAAAGGCGACAAGAAATAG
- a CDS encoding chemotaxis protein CheA has translation MALEQHPEDLDLLNKIFRSAHSIKGTSGMFGFNAVAQFTHKMETLLDLLRNGQKVVAPQIADLLLKSTDCLKTLIDAAKTGSSVDDGTVQRLTGELAASCTPGGSNVAQPPMAIKPTMAATQAATNNRVYSIRWTPPEWLFQRGLDPLQMFKELSDLGTLSAVTVDTSKLPDLPAVDPERCYLSWTMKLESVKDRKVVEGVFEFVREDSVLLIEDIGVKPEGPSTPQPSPADIPLSHPGLAEPKPLGELLIESGAVSREMLDKALSQQKRVGEILVEQHVVTPQQVEQALQKQRQQESSAQAKKTDTTSIRVDTAKIDKLINLVGELVITQSMLSDLGSRFEMRQLPVLLERMAQLERNTREIQERVMGIRMLPIGTAFSRFPRLVRDLATKSGKKIQLVLSGEETELDKTVIESIGDPLTHLVRNSADHGLEPSEQRLDDNKPETGTIRLNAFHEGGSICITVEDDGRGLNRDKILAKAVKQGLIGENEKLADDQIWPLIFKPGFSTADKVTDVSGRGVGMDVVKRNIEGLGGTVSIKTATGKGTTFTLKLPLTLAIIDGMTVRVGKETYIVPLLSILESIQPKPESIKTVVGKGELVNVRGTYIPMTRLYDVFGNVPEYTDPHEAILLILETEGERVAVMVDEILGQQQVVIKSMEQNFRKVEGIAGATILGDGTVGFILDVRGLLEIARNLPAVA, from the coding sequence TTGGCGCTCGAACAGCATCCCGAAGACCTCGACCTGCTCAATAAAATCTTCCGGTCGGCGCATTCCATTAAGGGCACGAGCGGGATGTTTGGCTTTAATGCCGTCGCGCAATTTACGCACAAGATGGAAACGCTGCTTGATTTGCTCCGGAACGGGCAAAAGGTTGTCGCGCCACAGATCGCCGATCTCCTGCTGAAATCGACCGATTGCTTGAAGACCTTGATTGATGCGGCCAAGACAGGGTCATCGGTGGATGACGGCACGGTCCAACGGCTGACGGGAGAACTGGCGGCATCCTGTACGCCGGGCGGTTCCAACGTCGCGCAACCCCCCATGGCGATCAAGCCGACAATGGCTGCGACCCAGGCCGCCACCAACAATCGTGTGTATTCCATCAGATGGACGCCTCCGGAATGGCTATTTCAGCGTGGGCTGGATCCGTTGCAAATGTTCAAGGAGCTGTCCGACCTGGGAACGCTGTCGGCGGTGACGGTGGATACGTCCAAGCTTCCCGACCTGCCCGCAGTTGATCCTGAGCGATGTTACCTTTCCTGGACCATGAAGCTGGAGAGCGTCAAGGACCGGAAAGTCGTGGAAGGAGTATTCGAATTCGTTCGCGAAGATAGCGTGCTTTTGATTGAAGACATCGGCGTCAAGCCCGAGGGCCCGTCGACTCCTCAGCCTTCCCCGGCCGACATACCGCTCTCACATCCTGGCCTTGCTGAACCCAAGCCGTTGGGCGAACTCCTTATCGAAAGTGGAGCGGTCTCCCGTGAAATGCTGGACAAAGCGTTATCGCAGCAGAAGCGCGTTGGGGAAATATTGGTTGAGCAACACGTCGTCACTCCGCAGCAGGTTGAACAAGCTCTGCAGAAACAACGACAGCAAGAATCTTCCGCTCAGGCGAAGAAGACCGATACCACGTCGATTCGCGTCGACACGGCCAAGATCGACAAGCTCATCAATCTCGTGGGCGAACTCGTCATCACGCAATCGATGTTGAGCGATCTAGGATCCAGGTTCGAGATGCGTCAATTGCCGGTTTTGCTTGAGCGCATGGCGCAGCTGGAACGAAATACACGCGAGATTCAGGAACGTGTCATGGGGATTCGTATGCTGCCCATCGGCACTGCATTCAGTCGTTTCCCTCGGCTTGTGCGCGATCTCGCGACAAAATCAGGGAAAAAGATTCAGCTCGTGCTCTCGGGGGAAGAGACGGAACTGGACAAGACCGTCATCGAATCCATCGGAGATCCTTTGACACATCTCGTCAGGAATTCCGCTGATCATGGCCTGGAGCCTTCCGAGCAGAGACTCGACGACAATAAACCGGAAACCGGCACGATCAGACTCAACGCGTTCCATGAAGGAGGCAGCATCTGTATCACGGTGGAAGACGATGGGCGCGGGCTCAACCGGGACAAGATTTTGGCGAAAGCCGTCAAGCAGGGATTGATCGGTGAAAACGAAAAATTGGCCGACGATCAAATCTGGCCGCTGATCTTCAAACCGGGATTCTCAACGGCGGATAAAGTCACAGACGTGTCAGGTCGCGGAGTCGGGATGGACGTCGTCAAGCGCAACATCGAGGGTCTCGGCGGCACGGTCAGCATCAAGACGGCCACGGGAAAAGGGACGACCTTTACGCTCAAGCTGCCGCTCACCTTGGCCATTATCGACGGCATGACCGTGCGAGTGGGTAAAGAGACGTACATCGTCCCGTTGTTGTCCATTCTGGAATCGATTCAGCCGAAGCCTGAATCCATCAAGACGGTGGTCGGTAAGGGCGAACTCGTCAACGTCCGCGGCACCTACATCCCAATGACAAGGCTGTATGACGTCTTTGGCAACGTGCCGGAATACACGGACCCACACGAGGCCATTCTGCTGATTCTCGAAACAGAGGGGGAGCGCGTTGCAGTGATGGTGGATGAGATTTTAGGTCAGCAGCAGGTCGTCATCAAGAGCATGGAACAGAATTTCAGAAAAGTCGAAGGCATCGCAGGAGCCACGATTCTTGGAGACGGCACAGTGGGATTTATCTTGGACGTGCGAGGGCTCCTGGAGATAGCCAGAAACCTGCCGGCGGTTGCGTAG
- a CDS encoding chemotaxis response regulator protein-glutamate methylesterase: MGNIRVLTVDDSALMRQLLASLLSRDADIEVVGAAPDPYIAREKIKALDPDVLTLDVEMPKMDGLTFLEKLMRGHPMPVVMVSSLTEAGCETTLRALELGAVDFITKPKIDLREGMEDVAQDLIAKIKAAARATVRPRQAAASNEPMPRKLLESAMIKTTDTIIAIGSSTGGTEAVKEVLEVLPANTPPILITQHMPERFTKTWADRLNSLSRISVKEAQDGDSVLPGHALVAPGSYHMTLVRSGARYSVKINQDPPVNRHRPSVDVMFDSVARVAGRNAVGVILTGMGGDGAKGMLAMKQVGAHTIAQDEASCVVFGMPKEAIKLGAVDKVLPLSAIAASMLVRVSDPSQNGGS, translated from the coding sequence ATGGGAAACATTCGCGTCTTGACTGTGGACGATTCAGCCCTTATGCGCCAACTGTTGGCCTCTCTTCTTTCACGTGACGCCGACATTGAGGTGGTCGGCGCCGCTCCCGATCCCTACATCGCGCGTGAAAAGATCAAAGCCTTGGATCCGGACGTGCTGACCCTCGACGTGGAGATGCCGAAAATGGACGGACTGACCTTTCTTGAAAAGTTGATGCGAGGTCATCCGATGCCGGTCGTCATGGTGAGTTCTTTGACGGAGGCCGGCTGTGAAACAACGTTGCGGGCCTTGGAGCTCGGAGCGGTGGACTTCATCACCAAGCCGAAAATCGATCTGCGCGAAGGCATGGAAGACGTCGCGCAGGATCTCATTGCGAAGATCAAAGCCGCCGCGCGCGCGACAGTCCGGCCTCGTCAAGCTGCGGCATCCAATGAGCCAATGCCTCGAAAACTGCTGGAGTCCGCCATGATCAAGACGACGGACACGATCATCGCCATCGGTTCCTCGACGGGCGGGACCGAAGCAGTCAAAGAGGTGCTCGAAGTGCTGCCCGCAAACACCCCTCCGATCTTGATCACCCAACACATGCCTGAACGGTTCACCAAGACCTGGGCGGACCGGTTGAACAGCCTGTCGCGCATTTCCGTCAAAGAAGCACAGGATGGGGACAGTGTGCTCCCTGGTCATGCACTGGTTGCGCCGGGGAGCTATCACATGACCCTGGTACGGAGCGGAGCGCGCTATTCGGTGAAGATCAATCAGGATCCTCCCGTCAATCGGCATCGCCCATCGGTCGACGTGATGTTCGACTCCGTCGCACGAGTGGCCGGACGAAACGCGGTCGGTGTCATCCTGACCGGTATGGGAGGCGATGGCGCGAAAGGGATGTTGGCGATGAAGCAGGTCGGAGCCCATACCATTGCGCAAGATGAGGCAAGCTGTGTGGTCTTTGGCATGCCCAAGGAAGCCATCAAACTTGGCGCAGTGGACAAAGTGTTGCCGCTCTCGGCGATCGCGGCGTCCATGCTGGTTCGTGTGAGTGATCCAAGCCAGAATGGCGGCAGTTGA
- a CDS encoding lipid asymmetry maintenance protein MlaB: MDANSKHYAPVGDLTIFEAATLKESLVRLLENDGLVCLDLAKTQRIDTAAIQLMWAARKSGRLLAMNISKELENKLTQLGFAEPLSE; this comes from the coding sequence ATGGATGCGAATTCAAAGCACTATGCGCCAGTCGGCGATCTCACAATCTTCGAAGCGGCCACATTGAAAGAGTCGCTGGTTCGACTGTTAGAGAACGACGGCCTGGTCTGTTTGGATTTGGCAAAGACCCAGCGTATCGATACGGCGGCTATCCAGCTCATGTGGGCTGCTCGCAAGTCCGGACGGTTGCTGGCCATGAATATTTCGAAAGAGCTGGAGAACAAGCTGACGCAGCTTGGTTTTGCCGAACCTCTGAGCGAATAG
- a CDS encoding flagellar motor protein MotB, translated as MAKHKHEEHENHERWLVSYADFITLLFAFFVVMYSVSSVNEGKYRTVSESIKAALNPVVSAPTSKLAFTIGTAKPTTMHAPVDAKEPVIRRLRAIMKSLKETTGLELIEMIEHASGDLIITVPDHVMFNSGEASLRHEALPFLKALSDVLIELDRQVRIEGHTDNVPIRTAQYPSNWELSAVRAVMVVRVMAELNGVPANRLSAVGRADSVPRTDNLTPESRAKNRRVEIVLLAEKTALPQAHDALGREDAANAPSFLDDAAGADVDTPAPPVVQ; from the coding sequence ATGGCAAAGCATAAGCACGAAGAACATGAGAATCATGAGCGGTGGCTGGTCTCGTATGCGGACTTCATTACTCTGCTGTTCGCATTTTTCGTCGTGATGTATTCGGTGTCGTCCGTCAACGAAGGGAAATATCGAACGGTGAGCGAATCCATCAAGGCCGCCTTGAATCCCGTTGTCAGCGCTCCCACCAGCAAGTTGGCCTTTACCATCGGCACAGCCAAGCCGACGACCATGCACGCACCGGTTGACGCGAAAGAGCCGGTGATCCGGCGCCTTCGCGCCATCATGAAGTCGCTCAAAGAGACAACGGGGCTCGAATTGATCGAAATGATCGAACACGCGTCGGGAGATCTGATCATTACCGTTCCCGATCATGTGATGTTTAACAGCGGAGAAGCATCGTTGCGCCACGAGGCGCTCCCATTCCTTAAGGCCCTGTCGGACGTCTTGATCGAATTGGACCGACAGGTGCGCATCGAGGGCCATACTGACAATGTGCCCATCCGAACCGCTCAGTATCCATCCAACTGGGAATTGTCGGCCGTACGCGCGGTAATGGTGGTTCGCGTCATGGCGGAGTTGAACGGGGTTCCGGCGAATCGGCTGAGCGCGGTTGGCCGTGCGGACTCCGTGCCGAGAACCGACAACCTGACTCCGGAAAGTCGGGCCAAAAACAGGCGCGTAGAAATTGTTCTCTTGGCGGAGAAGACGGCATTGCCGCAAGCGCACGATGCACTGGGACGAGAAGATGCCGCGAATGCACCGTCGTTTCTCGATGATGCCGCCGGGGCGGATGTCGATACTCCTGCACCGCCCGTTGTGCAATAG
- a CDS encoding methyl-accepting chemotaxis protein: MMESFSHCRTKTKLMAGFGIAGLVMVGLTTLCLFNTSVLRENTDNIQNVQLKPLMIITEVRGMVHQQRGWALQAVLSKNAVDRTAAIAKIVELKTRIDETSKQFEALIESPDVKQAYAGFRSALADYRAVREGKVLTLAMSGKQDAAIEVMKGEGADKYQSAVDAINRVVAVKTRIAEQKYEDSVQTFVTTRNAMVGASAVGLALSLLFGWLVARYITNGLISIATVANDLARGNLAARCAVTTRDEVGQLGQAFNEMGTQLETKVTAERAQAAKMEEFMVEAKRVLGSLAQGDLTEHMTIPCEGGLSEIKTSINLAVQKLTGTVTAVRDAVESVSAGAEQITKGNEDLSQRTSEQASSLEETSASMEEMTSTVKQNADNAKQANQLAAAARETADKGGTVTVRAVEAMGAITQSSKKIADIITVIDEIAFQTNLLALNAAVEAARAGEHGRGFAVVAAEVRNLAQRSATAAKEIKGLINESIQRVSDGSELVNQAGKTLEEIVHSVKRVSDIIAEITAASQEQASGIDQVNKAVMQMDETTQQNAALVEETTSASQSMKEQAKELMQQMAAFRVNASHAESSQDKPKSEVKPLSHATPGKSSIKKAVLRSVDRKAPVAVGAGTVPHRSGNDDGFEEF, encoded by the coding sequence ATGATGGAATCATTCAGTCATTGTAGGACCAAGACAAAACTGATGGCGGGATTTGGAATCGCCGGCCTTGTCATGGTCGGACTCACCACGCTCTGTCTCTTCAATACGAGCGTATTGCGGGAGAACACCGACAACATTCAGAACGTGCAATTGAAACCGTTGATGATCATTACCGAAGTGCGCGGGATGGTGCATCAACAGCGGGGATGGGCGTTACAGGCTGTCCTGTCAAAGAACGCGGTCGATCGCACCGCGGCCATCGCCAAAATCGTCGAGCTGAAGACACGGATTGATGAGACCAGCAAACAGTTCGAAGCCCTCATTGAATCGCCTGACGTGAAGCAAGCCTATGCCGGGTTTCGATCCGCCTTGGCTGACTACCGGGCGGTGCGAGAAGGAAAAGTCTTGACGTTGGCGATGAGCGGCAAACAGGACGCCGCCATCGAAGTCATGAAGGGGGAAGGCGCGGACAAGTATCAATCGGCTGTGGACGCGATCAACCGGGTAGTGGCCGTCAAGACCAGGATTGCCGAACAGAAGTATGAGGATTCCGTCCAGACCTTTGTGACGACTCGAAACGCAATGGTCGGCGCCAGCGCCGTCGGTCTTGCTCTCAGTCTCCTGTTCGGGTGGTTGGTGGCACGATACATCACGAACGGTCTGATCAGCATCGCAACTGTCGCGAATGATTTGGCCCGGGGCAATTTAGCGGCGCGGTGTGCCGTGACGACGCGGGACGAGGTGGGGCAGTTGGGCCAGGCGTTCAATGAAATGGGGACGCAACTGGAAACGAAGGTGACGGCGGAACGGGCGCAGGCCGCCAAGATGGAAGAGTTCATGGTGGAGGCCAAACGGGTGTTGGGCTCCTTGGCGCAAGGGGATCTGACCGAACACATGACGATTCCCTGCGAGGGCGGGCTGTCGGAAATCAAGACCAGCATCAACCTGGCGGTGCAGAAGTTGACCGGGACCGTCACGGCTGTACGGGATGCCGTGGAAAGCGTCTCGGCCGGCGCCGAACAGATTACCAAGGGCAACGAAGATCTCTCCCAGCGGACAAGCGAGCAGGCGTCCTCCTTGGAAGAGACCAGCGCCTCGATGGAAGAGATGACCTCGACCGTGAAGCAGAATGCCGACAATGCCAAGCAGGCGAATCAGTTGGCAGCCGCGGCGCGGGAGACCGCCGATAAAGGCGGCACCGTCACCGTGCGGGCGGTCGAAGCCATGGGGGCCATCACGCAGAGCAGCAAGAAGATTGCCGACATCATTACGGTGATCGACGAGATCGCCTTCCAGACGAATTTGCTGGCGCTGAATGCGGCGGTGGAAGCCGCCCGAGCGGGCGAACACGGCCGGGGCTTTGCGGTGGTGGCGGCCGAGGTGCGGAACCTGGCTCAGCGGTCGGCGACGGCGGCGAAAGAAATCAAGGGGCTGATCAACGAGTCCATCCAGCGGGTCTCCGACGGCAGCGAATTGGTCAATCAAGCCGGCAAGACCTTGGAGGAGATCGTGCATTCGGTGAAGCGGGTGAGCGACATTATTGCGGAAATCACGGCCGCGTCGCAGGAACAGGCCAGCGGCATTGATCAGGTGAACAAGGCCGTCATGCAGATGGACGAGACGACACAACAGAATGCCGCGTTGGTCGAAGAGACCACCAGCGCCAGCCAGTCCATGAAAGAGCAGGCCAAAGAACTCATGCAACAGATGGCGGCATTCAGAGTGAACGCGAGCCATGCAGAATCCTCCCAGGACAAGCCGAAGAGCGAGGTCAAGCCCTTGAGCCACGCGACTCCGGGCAAGTCTTCGATCAAGAAGGCCGTACTCAGATCGGTTGATCGAAAGGCGCCCGTCGCCGTGGGAGCCGGAACGGTTCCACACCGATCTGGCAATGACGACGGATTCGAGGAATTCTAG
- a CDS encoding response regulator, with the protein MAKTALVVDDSPTMRQMVSFTLTNAGFQVVEAEHGKDAVKKVSDGRKMDIVVTDLNMPEMDGITLIKELRKIPVFRFTPILMLTTESAEDKKRSGKEAGATGWIVKPFDPEVLLKTIAKVLPA; encoded by the coding sequence ATGGCTAAGACAGCGCTCGTTGTCGACGATTCTCCTACGATGCGGCAGATGGTGTCTTTTACTCTTACGAATGCAGGCTTCCAAGTCGTAGAGGCCGAGCATGGAAAAGATGCCGTCAAGAAGGTCTCTGACGGGCGAAAAATGGATATCGTCGTCACAGATCTCAACATGCCGGAAATGGACGGCATCACTCTCATCAAAGAACTGAGAAAGATACCCGTCTTCCGATTCACGCCGATCCTGATGCTGACGACGGAGTCTGCCGAGGATAAGAAACGGTCTGGGAAAGAGGCGGGGGCGACAGGATGGATCGTCAAGCCCTTTGATCCCGAGGTGCTCTTGAAGACGATCGCGAAAGTCTTGCCGGCATGA
- a CDS encoding protein-glutamate O-methyltransferase CheR, with protein MDYAISTEEFERFRRLIYDESGISLGEQKRSLLASRLSKRLRDLGFATFSEYYNRLMEDPASDEFTRMLDLISTNKTDFFREPKHFEFLRDRILPELAKAKQIRIWSSACSSGEEPYTIAMTLYDSVQNPSEWDFKILASDLSTRVLARAASGVYDEERVRDVPPEVVKRHFLRGRGSSVGNIKIKPHLGQIIRFRRLNLMDDHYPIKSPLDLIFCRNVMIYFDRPTQERLVNKFHRYLKPGGYLFIGHSESLQWVKHPFKALAPTIYQKER; from the coding sequence ATGGATTATGCCATCTCCACGGAAGAGTTCGAACGCTTTCGCCGACTGATCTACGATGAAAGCGGCATCTCTCTTGGCGAACAAAAGCGCTCGCTCCTGGCCTCTCGCTTGTCGAAGCGTTTGAGGGACCTCGGGTTTGCCACATTCTCGGAGTACTACAATCGCCTGATGGAGGATCCGGCAAGCGACGAGTTTACAAGGATGCTGGATCTGATCTCCACGAATAAGACCGACTTCTTTCGAGAACCCAAGCATTTCGAGTTTCTACGGGACCGCATTCTTCCGGAACTGGCCAAGGCCAAACAGATTCGAATCTGGTCGTCCGCCTGTTCGTCAGGGGAGGAGCCCTATACGATTGCCATGACGCTGTATGACAGCGTTCAGAATCCATCGGAATGGGATTTCAAGATTCTGGCGTCCGATCTGTCGACGCGCGTCCTCGCCAGAGCGGCTTCAGGCGTGTACGACGAAGAGCGCGTCCGTGATGTCCCGCCCGAGGTCGTCAAGCGTCATTTTCTTCGAGGGCGTGGCTCCAGCGTCGGAAATATCAAGATCAAGCCGCATTTAGGGCAGATTATCCGCTTTCGCCGCTTAAATCTCATGGATGACCACTATCCGATCAAGAGTCCGCTCGATCTCATTTTTTGTCGGAATGTCATGATCTATTTCGATCGTCCGACTCAGGAACGTCTCGTCAACAAGTTTCATCGCTACCTGAAACCAGGAGGATACCTATTCATCGGGCATTCGGAGAGTCTGCAATGGGTGAAACACCCATTCAAAGCATTGGCCCCCACCATCTATCAGAAGGAGCGATGA
- a CDS encoding protein phosphatase CheZ, which produces MEQSKLKLYSELGELARFIDTAMRKLSEVGGPMASSSAQLPQAAAHLNDLNKMTEEGTHEVMRLTELIQDSQSALLKDLLKAKEVLEAMDCPSLAGRLTRSSEMLTENDRRLVEIMTALSFQDLVAQRVKKLVTILDDVQHKLMELVVVFGLEQHGSDSPSTGKADEMLKQLEASKSMAMKQDLADEILSEFGFK; this is translated from the coding sequence GTGGAACAGAGCAAATTGAAATTGTATTCGGAGCTTGGTGAGCTGGCGCGGTTTATCGACACCGCTATGCGAAAGCTGTCCGAAGTCGGCGGCCCGATGGCCAGCAGCAGCGCGCAACTGCCGCAAGCCGCCGCGCATCTGAACGACCTGAATAAGATGACGGAAGAAGGAACGCATGAGGTCATGCGTTTGACCGAACTCATTCAGGACAGTCAGAGCGCCTTGCTCAAGGATCTGCTGAAGGCCAAAGAAGTACTAGAGGCGATGGACTGTCCGTCGCTGGCGGGCCGGCTCACGCGATCGTCGGAAATGCTGACTGAAAATGACAGGCGATTGGTGGAAATCATGACCGCGCTATCGTTTCAGGATCTTGTGGCGCAGCGCGTCAAGAAGCTTGTTACGATTCTGGACGATGTCCAACACAAACTGATGGAGTTGGTCGTTGTCTTCGGACTTGAGCAGCATGGGTCAGACTCGCCGTCTACTGGAAAGGCGGACGAAATGCTCAAACAACTGGAAGCGTCCAAGTCTATGGCCATGAAGCAGGACTTAGCCGACGAAATCCTCTCCGAATTCGGATTCAAGTAA